A genomic stretch from Helianthus annuus cultivar XRQ/B chromosome 1, HanXRQr2.0-SUNRISE, whole genome shotgun sequence includes:
- the LOC110866296 gene encoding nudix hydrolase 16, mitochondrial: MSELVARTGRHHQRYEAGCRLIAGCIPFRFRYTEDSNGNKSEKVVEVLMINSTSGPGLLFPKGGWENDETVEEAAAREALEEAGVRGDLMHFLGHYHFKSKTLQDEFSPEGRCRASMFALFVKEELESWPEQSRRVRSWVTIPEAVQCCRHSWMREALETGFNKWNDDGMVRTMKATNNQLDACDGDNNTI, translated from the exons ATGTCTGAATTGGTGGCCCGCACTGGTCGTCATCATCAACGTTATGAGGCCGGTTGCCGTCTCATCGCAGG GTGCATTCCCTTCAGGTTTCGGTATACCGAAGATAGTAATGGTAACAAATCTGAGAAGGTTGTGGAGGTACTGATGATCAACTCTACAAGTGGACCTGGTCTTTTGTTCCCCAAG GGTGGATGGGAAAATGATGAAACTGTTGAGGAGGCAGCTGCGCGTGAAGCATTGGAAGAGGCTGGAGTTCGAGGGGATTTAATG CATTTTCTGGGTCATTACCATTTTAAAAGCAAAACGCTACAAGATGAATTTAGCCCAGAAGGCAGGTGTCGGGCATCAATGTTTGCATTATTTGTGAAAGAAGAATTGGAGTCCTGGCCCGAACAGAGTCGCCGGGTCAGAAGTTGGGTCACAATTCCCGAAGCGGTTCAATGTTGCAGGCACTCATGGATGCGGGAGGCTCTAGAAACTGGGTTCAACAAATGGAATGATGATGGTATGGTTCGAACCATGAAGGCTACAAATAACCAATTGGATGCTTGTGATGGTGACAACAACACTATCTAG